The genomic region CACGATGATGAAGGTCAGCAGCAGCGCAAGCATTCTGCGCGCAGACACCCCCGCCGTCGTGTTCATGTGATACCTCGCGATGAGTCCTGTCTCGGCAACAAAACCGAAATCCTCGACGACGTTACCACCCAAGTTTGGGAGGATGCTCCTACAAAACGCCCCCGGGAATATCCGGGCAATAGGATTGGTTATATTCCCCGACACACTAGGAGAGTTTCGCGTGCGACAGATCATTATCATCGGCTCAGGCCCAGCCGGCTACACGGCTGCCATCTATGCGTCCCGCGCGGGCCTCGAGCCTCTGCTGCTCGCAAGCTCCGTCGAGTCTGGCGGCGAGCTGATGAACACCACCGAGGTGGAGAATTTCCCTGGCTTCCCCGAGGGAATCCAGGGCCCTGAGCTCATGGATAAGCTGCAGGAGCAGGCCGAGAAGTTCGGCACGACGGTTGCCTACGACGACGTCACCGAGCTCGATGTTTCTGGCGATGTCAAGAAGGTCACCCTCGGCAACGGGGAAACCCACGAAGCACATGCCGTCATCTTCGCCACGGGTTCGGCGTACCGCAAGCTTGGACTTGCCGACGAAGAGCGCCTGTCTGGCCACGGCGTTTCGTGGTGTGCAACGTGCGACGGGTTCTTCTTCAAGGAGAAGACCATTGCTGTTGTTGGCGGCGGCGACTCGGCTATGGAAGAGGCAACCTTCCTCACCCGCTTTGCAAGCAAGGTTTACGTTATTCACCGCAAGGACACGCTTCGCGCATCCAAGATTATGCAGCAGCGCGCTTTTGACAACGAAAAGATCGAGTTCGTTTGGAACTCAGAGGTTGTCGGAATCTCGGGCGAAGACGCGGTAACCGGCGTGACCCTGCGCAACACCACCGACGGAACCGAAAGCAACCTTGATATTCAGGGTCTCTTCGTCGCCATCGGAAACGACCCGCGCACCCACCTGGTGCACGGCAAGCTTGATCTCACCCCAGAAGGCACCATTGCCGTCGACGGGCGCAGTTCCAAGACCTCCGTCTCCGGCGTCTTTGCCGCTGGTGACGTCATCGACCCGACCTACCGTCAGGCCGTTACCGCGGCAGCCTCTGGCACCGTTGCGGCCCTCGACGCAGAACACTACCTCGCCGCCCTCGGCGAATAATCATCACCAATCACAAGGAGAAATAATGTCTGGTGCACGCGATGTAACCGAAGCAACCTTTAACGCAGAGGTACTCGAGGCTGACAAGCCCGTCCTCGTTGACTTCTGGGCAGAATGGTGTGGCCCCTGCCGCCTCGTCGGACCGGTTCTTGACCAGATTGCGGCTGAGAACACCGACAAGATCACGATCGTCAAGGTGAACGTTGACGAGAACCCCTCGCTTGCGGCCAAATACCGCATCACGTCCATCCCTGCCATGAAGGTATTCAAGGGCGGCGACGAGGTCAAGTCGATCATCGGTGCGCAGCCAAAGGTTGCCCTCGAAAAGGAACTTGCTGACTTCCTCTAAGCCAACAGCATCCGTAACGCCCCGTCTCTCGCCTGCGAGATCAACGGGGCGTTTTGGTTTTCTCCCCCGCACAAATTGGCCTGATCTTCCGGTCACGGGGCCGTTTTGCTGCCGTCACTATTCTTGCGCGAGTAATGTGGTGAGTTATTCACATCACACAAGGAGGATCTGTGAAAACGGAGACGAACTTAGGAACCAGCCTCGACCCATGGTATGACCACTATGCGGCCCGAGCGGCCGGCCTGAGCGCGTCCGAAGTTCGAGCCCTCTTTGCGGTTGCCTCACGCCCAGAGGTTGTTTCTCTTGCCGGCGGGATGCCGTTTGTTGCCGGGTTGCCAAATGACCGAATCACGGGCTCCATCGAGCGGGTCATGGCCACCGTTGGGCCCCAGGCGCTCCAGTACGGCTCCGGGCAGGGCATCCCGTCTCTCAGAGAGCACATCACCCAGGTCATGGCCGCAGAGGGCATCCAGGCGAGTCCTGAGGATGTTGTGGTCACCACCGGCTCCCAACAGGCCCTCGACCTTGTCACAAAGATTTTCATCGATCCAGGTGACGTCATCCTTGCGGAAGCACCAAGCTACGTTGGCGCCATTGGTGTGTTCCGTTCGTATCAGGCCGAAATCTCCCACGTCGCTATGGATGACAACGGGCTCATCCCGGAGGCACTCGAAGAGCGAATTATCACGCTGCGCGCCGAGGGCAAGACCGTGAAAATGCTGTACACCATCCCAAACTTTCACAATCCGGCCGGTGTCACGCTGTCGTCCGATCGACGGGCCAGCATTGCAGAGATCTGCCGTCGCCATCACGTTCTTATCATGGAGGACAACCCGTACGGGATGCTCTCCTTTGACGAGCCAGCGCCGGACGCGATCCGCGCGATTGACGACGGCGTCGTCTACCTCGGCTCGTTCTCAAAAACGCTTGCCCCCGGCTTTCGGATTGGTTGGGTACTCGCACCACATGCCATCCGTGAGAAGCTCATTCTTGCGGTTGAATCGGCCATTCTGTGTCCAAGCTCGTTTAGCCAATTTGTGATCAACGATTACCTCGACACCACCGACTGGCTCGCGCAGATCAACACGTTCAAAGGCATCTATCGCGGCCGTAAGAACGCAATGCTCACCGCGCTTGACGACCATCTCCCCGAGCTCAGCTGGACCAATCCAAACGGTGGATTCTTCGTGTGGCTCACCCTGCCGGATGAACTTCATTCCAAGGCAATGCTGCCGCGCGCGGTCAAGGAGTTGGTTGCGTACACTCCTGGCACGGCGTTCTTCGCTGACGGAGGTGGTGGGCAGAACATCCGCTTGTCGTTCTGCTATCCAAACGAAACGGACATTGCGACCGGAATCCGTCGCCTGAGCACGGTCATTAACGGCGAGCTTGATCTCATTAATACCTTCGGGCGGGGCGCCACCACTTCGGTTTCACGTGAAACTGATTACACCGCTCCCCCGCCAAACATCAACTAAGACTCCTCCACCGCACCTTCTGCATAAGGACGTATACACATGACCAACAAAGCGCCCCTCACTATCGTTGTTCTCGCCGGCGGAATCTCTCACGAGCGGGATGTGTCGCTCCGCTCGGGACGGCGTGTTGCCGAGGCCCTTGAGGCAGCGGGTCACACCGTGATCGAGAAGGAGCCAGATGCCCAGCTGCTGCCATACCTGGTTGCCAACCGGCCCGACGTTGTCTGGCCTGCCCTCCACGGGGCAAGCGGAGAGGATGGGGCGCTGCGTTCGCTCCTCGAAGCCCTCAGCATTCCGTTTGTTGGCTCCTCTGCGGATGCCGCGCGCAGGGCCTGGTCAAAGCCGGTTGCAAAGTCCATCGTCGCAGAGGCCGGCGTGGCCATTGCACCCGGCATTGCCCTCGCGCGAGAGGCGTTTCGAGAGCTTGGCGCGGCCAGTGTCTTGCCCGTGATCAGTGAGGCACTCGGCACTCCCCTCGTCGTAAAACCAAGCCAGGGAGGTTCTGCCCAGGGTGTGAGTGTGGTTGACTCGCCGGCCGATCTGCCTCGCGCCATGGTGGATGCCTACACCTACAGCGACATCGCCCTCATTGAACAGCGCATTATTGGCACCGAGGTTGCCGTCAGTATCATCGAGCTCGACGGGATGACTACCCCGCTACCCGCCGTAGAAATCGTTCCGCGCTCCGGTCTCTACTCCTATGAAGCGCGGTACAACGCCGGTGAGACCCATTTCTATACCCCGGCGCGCTTGTCACCACGTGTCACTGAGCTTGTAGCCGATCAGGCACTGCTCGCTCATCAGACACTTGGTCTCTCCCATCTTTCTCGCATCGACTTCATCATTGATAAGACCGGGGTCCCTGTGTTCCTCGAAGCTACCGTGATGCCAGGCTTGACCGAGACGTCTCTGCTTCCCCTCGCCGCACAGAACGCGGGCCTTACGCTCGCTCACGTGTGCTCCGAGCTCGCGTACGACGCCCTCTCAACGGACGCCGTCGGTGATAACGAATCAAGCCTCCCCTTGGGCAGCGACGGCTAGGCGGTTCGGACCGATCCAATAGGGGGCGAGCCCGTCGCGTTAACGTCTTCGTCGCCGGCCCTGAACCAGGACCGGCGACGAAGATACATCGATGATGTTTATGACGGACTATTGGCCGCCGAAGCCTGGGTCTCCCAGTTCGTTGAGGATCCGGTTCATGTCCTGCACGGTCGCAAACTCAATGACAATCTGGCCTTTTTTTGCTCCGAGGTTAATGCGCACGCGCGTATCGAGTCGATCGCCAAGCCGTTCGGAGATATCGGCAAGCTTGCCCATTCGCCCGCCGGCTTTTGGCTTCTTCTTGCGCTGAGGAGACTGCCCAGCCACGGCTTCCGCCGCTCGCACTGAGAGGTCTTCGTTGACGATTTTGTCGGCCAATGCCTTCATCGCATCGCTGTCGTCGCCGACGGACAGAATGGCGCGGGCGTGGCCTGCAGAGAGCACACCGGCGGCAACCTTGTTTTGGATGACTTCCGGCAGCTGCAGCAGACGCATGGTGTTGCTGATCTGGGGACGAGACCGGCCAATTTTCTTCGCGAGCTGCTCCTGGGTAATACCGAAGTCTGCGAGAAGCTGCTGATATGCGGAGGCCTCTTCAAGGGGATTCAGTTCCGCGCGGTGAAGGTTTTCAAGCAGCGCGTCGCGAAGCATGTCCTCGTCAGCAGTTTCCCTGATCACAGCAGGTATTGTCTTGCGGCCTACCGCTTTGCTCGCCCGCAGGCGACGCTCACCCATGATGAGCTCGTACTGTGGCTGCCCTGACGGAGGCGCAGGCTCAATGGGACGCACCACAATCGGTTGCAGCACACCAAACTCGCGGATGGAGTGCTCAAGCTCGGCAAGGGCCTCAGGAACAAATTCCGTACGGGGCTGATTTGCGTTGGGGATGATGTCAGACGGTGACAGCTGCGCAAGCCGCGCACCCGGAACCTGAACAAGTTCAACCCCGCTCACGGTCGCTGTGGTGGCAACGTCACTTGGGGTCTTCGGCTGGGCATCAAAGAAGATATCCACAGGCCGCTTGCCGTTTTCCTCAACATTCGGGATGAGCGCGCCAATGCCGCGGCCAAGACCGGTTCGTTTTTTAGCTGCCATTCGTAGCGACCTCTCGACGGATTCCTCGGTGTCCAATTTCTGCTGCGGCCTCAAGATAGGCGAGGGATCCGCTCGACATTTCATCGTATTCAATGACGCTCTGGCCGTAGCTCGGAGCCTCAGAAATACGCACTGATCTGGGGATTACTGTTTTCAGCGTCTGCTGAGGGAAGTGTTCTCGAACCTCACTTGCAACCTCCTGTGCCAGGTTTGTGCGCTGGTCAAACATCGTCAGGAGAATGGTGGAGACTCGTAATTCAGGGTTGAGATGCTGCTCAATCAGCTGAATGTTTTTGAGGAGCTGGCTGAGTCCCTCGAGTGCGTAGTATTCACACTGGATGGGGATAAGTACTTCCCGTGCGGCCACAAACGCGTTGATTGTCAGCAATCCGAGCGACGGAGGGCAATCAATAAAGACGTAGTGGAACGGGATTTCTTGAGCATCGAGGAAGATATCAAGAGCCCTGCGCAGGCGCTGTTCTCGGGCAACAAGCGAAACCAGTTCAATTTCTGCTCCGGCTAGGTGAATCGTTGCGGGAACACAAAATAACGTGTCGAATTCCGGGCTTTTCTGTACAACATCGGCCATCGCTTTGTCTCCGACGATGACGTCGTACACACTGGGGGTTTCCTCGCGATGCTCGGCCCCAAGCGCCGTGGATGCGTTCCCCTGTGGGTCGAGGTCGATCACCAGCACCCGCGCGCCGGACTTTGCCAATGCCGCAGCAAGATTCACGGTGGTCGTGGTCTTGCCAACACCACCCTTTTGATTTGAAATCGTCAAAACCCGTGTTTTTGAGGGGAATGGCGCAGGATGTTCCTTCAACAGTCGACGTCGACGTGCCTTATCGGCAACTTGACGCCCGAGGGGCGCACTGGCTTCTAGACTCATGATTCCTTTATTGTTGAGGCGTTGAGGGCAATGCACTCGCCGTGTTTCACGTGAAACGCAACACGTTGCGCACGGAGAGCGCTTATTGCGACTCTCCTACTGTAGCCCGAAATACGCGAGTCTCCTCTTCAAGAACACCCGTACCAAGCACCATAACTTCTGGGTCAGACACTCGAAACTTGCGAAGCTGCTTCTGCGCGGCGTCAATTTCGTTTTGCACGCTCGCTCCCTTCATAAGAACGAGCTGTCCACCAGGGCGCAAAAGCGGCGCCGTGAGTGGGATGAGCTTCTGGAGCGAGCTGACGGCACGAGCCGTGACCTGATCCAAGGGAGTTTCAAGCCGAACATCCTCGGCTCGTTCCCTTAAAACGGTTACATTTTTGAGGCCCAGATCGATTCTCTGGTCATTAAGCCACTTCACGCGACGCTCCATTGGCTCAATGAGCACAAAATCGACGTCTGGTCGGGCCACGGCAAGCACCAAACCGGGCAATCCAGCACCTGAACCAATGTCCCCTACCAGACCGGGGCGAAGGAGCGGCGCAACAATGGCGCAATTCAGAATGTGTCGAGTCCAAATTCGAGGTAGTTCAAGCGGGCCAATCAGGCCTAGTTCTTCGCCATATTTGCACAGGTTTGCGGTGTACTGACGAAGCTGGTCGATCTGTGGACCGAGGAGCTCCGCGGCAATGGCGGGCTCGACTTCAATCACAGTATCGTTCATTGTTTCACGTGAAACTAGAGGGCTGCGGAGACGACGATGTGTCGGCCGCGACCTTCGCCCTCAGACTCTGAATGGAATCCTGCTTCTGACACGAAGTCGTGCACGAGCTTGCGTTCGTAAGACGACATAGCCGGAAGGGCCTCGCGTTCACTACCTGCAGTAATCTTGGCAATAACCGTCTCGACAAGCTCCTGGAGCTCGCGAGTACGGGCCGCGCGTGATCCGCCAATATCGAGAATAAGACGAGAGAATTCGCCGGTCTTGTTCTGCACGGCAAGGCGAGTGAGCTCCTGAAGAGCGTTCACCGTCTCTGGGCTTGAAAGCCCAGCCAGGCTTGAACCGTCGCCATCGTTCACCGCTACATACGCGCGTCCATTGCGCGCCGTAATATCAATGTCGCCGTCAAGATCAGCGATATCGAGCAGCTCTTCGATGTAGTCAGCGGCAATGTCGCCTTCTTCATCAAGCTGAGACGTTGATCGAACATCGTCGACAACTGGCGCAATGTCTTCTACGTGATCGGTCACGGTTCGGTCCTAACTTTTCTTGGACCCGGTTGACCCGGAGTCCTTCGTATCGTCTGATCCAGACTCATTGGTTTTTGGGGCGGTTGATCCGCCGGTAGCGCCAGGGTTCTTCTTTGCGCGCTTCTTACTCATCGGCTGTTGACGCTGAGCCTTCTGGTTTGCGCTGAGGGCCTGCGTTGTTTCTTCCTCAGGGCCGGCCTCAAGCTTGCCCTTTCGAGCAAGACGCTGCTGGCGGAGACGGTAGGCCTCACTGCCAGGGGTGGGCATCTGGCGGATGATAATGAACTGCTGCACCATGGCCCAGACGTTCGACGTGAACCAGTAGAAGTTCAGTCCGAGCGGGAAGGCAACACCCGAGAAGACAAACATAAAGGGGATGATGTACAACAGGATGCGCTGCTGCTTATACATCGGTGAGGCTTTGGTCTCGTCTGAGACGTTCTTCGAGGTGATCTGCAGCTGCGTGTAGAACTGCGATGCCGTCATGAGAATCACGAGGACGGCGGCGATAACCATGACCTGCCACGGCCCGTTTTCCCAGGCACCCGTGAAAGTTGCGTTAAGCGGTGCGCCGAAGATCTCAGCGTTTGCGAAGGAGTGCGCCAAATCTTTGGTTAGCAGTCCAACACCGGCTTTATCGTCGCTCGCATTGCGGAGTACGGAGAAGAGACCGAAGAAGATCGGCATCTGGACGAGGATTGGCATACACGAAGCAAACGGACTCGTTCCGTTGTTCTTGTACATCGCCATTGTCTCGCGAGACATCGCCTCGCGCGAGAACTGGTCTTTCTTGCCCTTGTACTTGTCCTGAATCTTCTTCAGCTGGGGCGAGATCTCCATCATTCGACGTTGAGACTTGATCTGCCTGACAAACAGGGGAATAAGTGCAGATCGAACGACGACCACGAGGCCAACGATCGAAAGCACCCAGGTGATGCCGAGGCCGGCATCCATCCCGATTGCGGTGAAAAGGTAGTGCCACGCGACGATAATTAGCTCAATAGCCCAACGGATGGGCCAAAGTATGGTACCTAAAAAGTCCATGCGGTGTTACTGAGCCTTTCTCTGGGGATATGCAACAACGAAGCCCGATCGTGTGATCGTAAACCGCGCACTTGTGCGTTCCGGAACATCATCGATACCGCCCTCAGACCACGGGTGGCACCGCAGTAATCGACGGATTGTCAGCCATACGCCACCAAAAAACCCGTGAGACTGCATGGCCTCACGCGAATAGCGGGAGCACGAGGGGTAGTAACGACACACATCACCATACAGCGGTGAGATCAAAAACCGATAAACGGTCAGGATCGCAATGGCGATATTTCGCGGAACTAGCTCAAGGTTGTAGAGGGCAATTTTCATTGCCCAACCGCCTCGAGCTTTGCTTCGCTCAGCTGTTGGATGCGCGAGTAGCCCCTGCGCAGGTCGTCCCGGAGTTCTGCATAACTTGCGTTTGCCGAACTTGGGTGGGCCCGATAGACCACATCAACGCTTGTCAATCCGTCGGCAAGAAACTCGGCCGTTATGGCTTTGAGTCTGCGGCGAACGAGGTTGCGAGTGTGTGCCATTCCAACAGCTTTTGACACGATAAAACCAAATCGGGCCGATGTTCCGGCTGGTGTTGCCTGAACATGGCCCAAACAGTGGCGCCCTCTGATGCGCTCTCCACTTCGAACCGTGCGGCGATAGTCAGCTGCCGAGGTGATGCGATGCGCGGGAGAGAGCACGATGAGTGTGCGTTGGTTGCGTGAAGCTTATGCAGAAAGCTTGGTGCGGCCCTTGGTGCGGCGAGCCGAAAGGATGGCGCGACCTGCACGGGTACGCATGCGAAGACGGAAGCCGTGAACCTTTGCACGACGACGGTTGTTCGGCTGGAACGTTCTCTTACTCATGACAAACTCCTGCGATTAGCCGACCAGTATTGGCCGGAAAGTCTTTGGGGCACACAATGCACCCATCCAAAGAGTTAAAAATACGCCGGATACTGCGCCACGTCAAACCGTAAAGACGATATCACGCTGTTTTGCCAGCTTAGGGGCGTGGTGTTGGTGACCATCACATCCATTATTGGTCAACTTGATTACTACGGAGGCAATTGGTTACCGTTGTGAGTAACTTATCCCCAGGTTTGTCTGGATACCTCTTCTATTAGCGGCCTTTCCGGTAACTTTGTCGATATCCCCTGTGTATAAATGCTGTGTAAAACCCTGAGAAGGCCGAGGATTGATGTCTGACTCTGATGACGTCGTACGGGCATGGTCAACAATTGTTGAAAAACTTGTTGCCGATGAGCGTGTCACACCCGCAATGCGTGGCTTTGTCACACTCGCTGAGCCCCGTGGAGTGATGGCCGGAACCATCTACCTCGAAGTTCCAAACGATTTCACCAGGAGCATGATCGAGCACCGGCTCAGGGTTCCACTCATGGCAGCCATCACCGCGGTATCCGTCGACTCCGGTATCACCACGTTTGCAGTTGTGGTGAATCCAGAGATTGAGCCAGAGCAAGA from Lysinibacter cavernae harbors:
- the trxB gene encoding thioredoxin-disulfide reductase, which produces MRQIIIIGSGPAGYTAAIYASRAGLEPLLLASSVESGGELMNTTEVENFPGFPEGIQGPELMDKLQEQAEKFGTTVAYDDVTELDVSGDVKKVTLGNGETHEAHAVIFATGSAYRKLGLADEERLSGHGVSWCATCDGFFFKEKTIAVVGGGDSAMEEATFLTRFASKVYVIHRKDTLRASKIMQQRAFDNEKIEFVWNSEVVGISGEDAVTGVTLRNTTDGTESNLDIQGLFVAIGNDPRTHLVHGKLDLTPEGTIAVDGRSSKTSVSGVFAAGDVIDPTYRQAVTAAASGTVAALDAEHYLAALGE
- the trxA gene encoding thioredoxin, encoding MSGARDVTEATFNAEVLEADKPVLVDFWAEWCGPCRLVGPVLDQIAAENTDKITIVKVNVDENPSLAAKYRITSIPAMKVFKGGDEVKSIIGAQPKVALEKELADFL
- a CDS encoding PLP-dependent aminotransferase family protein — encoded protein: MTQGGSVKTETNLGTSLDPWYDHYAARAAGLSASEVRALFAVASRPEVVSLAGGMPFVAGLPNDRITGSIERVMATVGPQALQYGSGQGIPSLREHITQVMAAEGIQASPEDVVVTTGSQQALDLVTKIFIDPGDVILAEAPSYVGAIGVFRSYQAEISHVAMDDNGLIPEALEERIITLRAEGKTVKMLYTIPNFHNPAGVTLSSDRRASIAEICRRHHVLIMEDNPYGMLSFDEPAPDAIRAIDDGVVYLGSFSKTLAPGFRIGWVLAPHAIREKLILAVESAILCPSSFSQFVINDYLDTTDWLAQINTFKGIYRGRKNAMLTALDDHLPELSWTNPNGGFFVWLTLPDELHSKAMLPRAVKELVAYTPGTAFFADGGGGQNIRLSFCYPNETDIATGIRRLSTVINGELDLINTFGRGATTSVSRETDYTAPPPNIN
- a CDS encoding D-alanine--D-alanine ligase family protein produces the protein MTNKAPLTIVVLAGGISHERDVSLRSGRRVAEALEAAGHTVIEKEPDAQLLPYLVANRPDVVWPALHGASGEDGALRSLLEALSIPFVGSSADAARRAWSKPVAKSIVAEAGVAIAPGIALAREAFRELGAASVLPVISEALGTPLVVKPSQGGSAQGVSVVDSPADLPRAMVDAYTYSDIALIEQRIIGTEVAVSIIELDGMTTPLPAVEIVPRSGLYSYEARYNAGETHFYTPARLSPRVTELVADQALLAHQTLGLSHLSRIDFIIDKTGVPVFLEATVMPGLTETSLLPLAAQNAGLTLAHVCSELAYDALSTDAVGDNESSLPLGSDG
- a CDS encoding ParB/RepB/Spo0J family partition protein, which produces MAAKKRTGLGRGIGALIPNVEENGKRPVDIFFDAQPKTPSDVATTATVSGVELVQVPGARLAQLSPSDIIPNANQPRTEFVPEALAELEHSIREFGVLQPIVVRPIEPAPPSGQPQYELIMGERRLRASKAVGRKTIPAVIRETADEDMLRDALLENLHRAELNPLEEASAYQQLLADFGITQEQLAKKIGRSRPQISNTMRLLQLPEVIQNKVAAGVLSAGHARAILSVGDDSDAMKALADKIVNEDLSVRAAEAVAGQSPQRKKKPKAGGRMGKLADISERLGDRLDTRVRINLGAKKGQIVIEFATVQDMNRILNELGDPGFGGQ
- a CDS encoding ParA family protein, with product MSLEASAPLGRQVADKARRRRLLKEHPAPFPSKTRVLTISNQKGGVGKTTTTVNLAAALAKSGARVLVIDLDPQGNASTALGAEHREETPSVYDVIVGDKAMADVVQKSPEFDTLFCVPATIHLAGAEIELVSLVAREQRLRRALDIFLDAQEIPFHYVFIDCPPSLGLLTINAFVAAREVLIPIQCEYYALEGLSQLLKNIQLIEQHLNPELRVSTILLTMFDQRTNLAQEVASEVREHFPQQTLKTVIPRSVRISEAPSYGQSVIEYDEMSSGSLAYLEAAAEIGHRGIRREVATNGS
- the rsmG gene encoding 16S rRNA (guanine(527)-N(7))-methyltransferase RsmG, giving the protein MNDTVIEVEPAIAAELLGPQIDQLRQYTANLCKYGEELGLIGPLELPRIWTRHILNCAIVAPLLRPGLVGDIGSGAGLPGLVLAVARPDVDFVLIEPMERRVKWLNDQRIDLGLKNVTVLRERAEDVRLETPLDQVTARAVSSLQKLIPLTAPLLRPGGQLVLMKGASVQNEIDAAQKQLRKFRVSDPEVMVLGTGVLEEETRVFRATVGESQ
- a CDS encoding R3H domain-containing nucleic acid-binding protein translates to MTDHVEDIAPVVDDVRSTSQLDEEGDIAADYIEELLDIADLDGDIDITARNGRAYVAVNDGDGSSLAGLSSPETVNALQELTRLAVQNKTGEFSRLILDIGGSRAARTRELQELVETVIAKITAGSEREALPAMSSYERKLVHDFVSEAGFHSESEGEGRGRHIVVSAAL
- the yidC gene encoding membrane protein insertase YidC, translating into MDFLGTILWPIRWAIELIIVAWHYLFTAIGMDAGLGITWVLSIVGLVVVVRSALIPLFVRQIKSQRRMMEISPQLKKIQDKYKGKKDQFSREAMSRETMAMYKNNGTSPFASCMPILVQMPIFFGLFSVLRNASDDKAGVGLLTKDLAHSFANAEIFGAPLNATFTGAWENGPWQVMVIAAVLVILMTASQFYTQLQITSKNVSDETKASPMYKQQRILLYIIPFMFVFSGVAFPLGLNFYWFTSNVWAMVQQFIIIRQMPTPGSEAYRLRQQRLARKGKLEAGPEEETTQALSANQKAQRQQPMSKKRAKKNPGATGGSTAPKTNESGSDDTKDSGSTGSKKS
- the yidD gene encoding membrane protein insertion efficiency factor YidD, producing the protein MKIALYNLELVPRNIAIAILTVYRFLISPLYGDVCRYYPSCSRYSREAMQSHGFFGGVWLTIRRLLRCHPWSEGGIDDVPERTSARFTITRSGFVVAYPQRKAQ
- the rnpA gene encoding ribonuclease P protein component, whose product is MLSPAHRITSAADYRRTVRSGERIRGRHCLGHVQATPAGTSARFGFIVSKAVGMAHTRNLVRRRLKAITAEFLADGLTSVDVVYRAHPSSANASYAELRDDLRRGYSRIQQLSEAKLEAVGQ
- the rpmH gene encoding 50S ribosomal protein L34, which encodes MSKRTFQPNNRRRAKVHGFRLRMRTRAGRAILSARRTKGRTKLSA